Proteins encoded in a region of the Halothiobacillus diazotrophicus genome:
- a CDS encoding pilus assembly protein, which translates to MKFSRIARPYGLRTRQHGQGMTEYIIITALIAIAAIAAVTYFGQTTRSQVAGMANELAGKNSQSDIDSAAQAAGKARGEDKQKTLDSYKNSTAH; encoded by the coding sequence ATGAAATTTTCACGCATCGCGCGCCCTTACGGCCTTCGTACCCGTCAACACGGTCAGGGCATGACCGAGTACATCATCATCACGGCACTCATTGCGATTGCCGCGATTGCGGCCGTGACCTACTTCGGACAAACCACCCGATCACAGGTTGCCGGCATGGCAAATGAACTGGCGGGGAAAAACTCCCAATCTGATATCGATAGTGCTGCCCAGGCAGCGGGCAAAGCCCGTGGCGAAGATAAACAAAAAACGCTGGATAGCTACAAGAACTCGACGGCTCACTAA